The Vulpes lagopus strain Blue_001 chromosome 6, ASM1834538v1, whole genome shotgun sequence genome has a segment encoding these proteins:
- the LOC121493036 gene encoding alcohol dehydrogenase class-3 isoform X1 encodes MVPWASCSAGRKVIKCKAAVAWEAGKPLSIEEVEVAPPKAHEVRIKIIATAVCHTDAYTLSGADPEGSFPVILGHEGAGIVESVGEGVTKLKAGDTVIPLYIPQCGECKFCLNPKTNLCQKIRVTQGKGLMPDGTSRFTCKGKTILHYMGTSTFSEYTVVADISVAKIDPLAPLDKVCLLGCGISTGYGAALNTAKVEPGSTCAVFGLGGVGLATIMGCKVAGASRIIGVDINKDKFSRAKEFGASECINPQDFSKPIQEVLIEMTDGGVDYSFECIGNVKVMRAALEACHKGWGVSVIVGVAASGEEIATRPFQLVTGRVWKGTAFGGWKSVESVPKLVSEYMSRKIKVDEFVTHSLSFDQINEAFDLLHAGKSIRTVVKL; translated from the exons ATGGTGCCTTGGGCGAGCTGCTCTGcgggaaggaag gTTATCAAGTGCAAGGCTGCAGTTGCCTGGGAGGCAGGAAAGCCTCTCTCTATAGAAGAGGTAGAGGTGGCACCCCCAAAGGCTCATGAAGTTCGAATTAAG ATTATTGCCACTGCAGTTTGCCACACCGATGCCTACACCCTGAGTGGGGCTGATCCTGAAGGAAGTTTTCCAGTGATCCTGGGACATGAAGGTGCTGGAATTGTGGAAAGTGTTGGCGAAGGAGTTACTAAGCTGAAAGCAG GTGACACTGTCATCCCACTTTACATCCCACAGTGTGGAGAATGCAAATTTTGTCTAAATCCTAAAACAAACCTTTGCCAGAAAATAAG agtTACACAGGGGAAAGGATTAATGCCAGATGGTACTAGCAGATTTACTTGCAAAGGAAAGACAATTTTACATTATATGGGAACCAGCACATTTTCTGAATATACAGTTGTGGCTGATATCTCTGTTGCTAAAATTGATCCTTTAGCACCTTTGGATAAAGTCTGCCTTCTCGGTTGTGGCATTTCAACTGGTTATGGTGCTGCTCTGAACACTGCCAAG GTGGAGCCTGGTTCTACTTGTGCCGTCTTTGGCCTAGGAGGAGTTGGATTGGCGACTATCATGGGCTGTAAGGTGGCTGGTGCATCCCGGATCATTGGTGTGGACATCAATAAAGATAAATTCTCAAGGGCCAAGGAGTTTGGAGCCTCTGAATGTATTAACCCCCAGGACTTCAGTAAACCCATCCAGGAAGTGCTCATTGAAATGACTGACGGGGGAGTGGACTATTCCTTTGAGTGTATTGGTAACGTGAAAGTCATG AGAGCTGCGCTAGAGGCCTGCCACAAAGGCTGGGGTGTCAGCGTCATAGTTGGAGTAGCTGCTTCAGGTGAAGAAATCGCCACTCGTCCATTTCAGCTGGTAACAGGGCGCGTATGGAAAGGCACTGCCTTTGGAG GATGGAAGAGTGTGGAAAGTGTCCCAAAGTTGGTGTCTGAATATATGTCCAGAAAGATAAAAGTTGATGAATTTGTGACTCACAGTCTGTCCTTTGACCAAATTAATGAAGCCTT
- the LOC121493036 gene encoding alcohol dehydrogenase class-3 isoform X2: MANQVIKCKAAVAWEAGKPLSIEEVEVAPPKAHEVRIKIIATAVCHTDAYTLSGADPEGSFPVILGHEGAGIVESVGEGVTKLKAGDTVIPLYIPQCGECKFCLNPKTNLCQKIRVTQGKGLMPDGTSRFTCKGKTILHYMGTSTFSEYTVVADISVAKIDPLAPLDKVCLLGCGISTGYGAALNTAKVEPGSTCAVFGLGGVGLATIMGCKVAGASRIIGVDINKDKFSRAKEFGASECINPQDFSKPIQEVLIEMTDGGVDYSFECIGNVKVMRAALEACHKGWGVSVIVGVAASGEEIATRPFQLVTGRVWKGTAFGGWKSVESVPKLVSEYMSRKIKVDEFVTHSLSFDQINEAFDLLHAGKSIRTVVKL; encoded by the exons ATGGCGAACCAG gTTATCAAGTGCAAGGCTGCAGTTGCCTGGGAGGCAGGAAAGCCTCTCTCTATAGAAGAGGTAGAGGTGGCACCCCCAAAGGCTCATGAAGTTCGAATTAAG ATTATTGCCACTGCAGTTTGCCACACCGATGCCTACACCCTGAGTGGGGCTGATCCTGAAGGAAGTTTTCCAGTGATCCTGGGACATGAAGGTGCTGGAATTGTGGAAAGTGTTGGCGAAGGAGTTACTAAGCTGAAAGCAG GTGACACTGTCATCCCACTTTACATCCCACAGTGTGGAGAATGCAAATTTTGTCTAAATCCTAAAACAAACCTTTGCCAGAAAATAAG agtTACACAGGGGAAAGGATTAATGCCAGATGGTACTAGCAGATTTACTTGCAAAGGAAAGACAATTTTACATTATATGGGAACCAGCACATTTTCTGAATATACAGTTGTGGCTGATATCTCTGTTGCTAAAATTGATCCTTTAGCACCTTTGGATAAAGTCTGCCTTCTCGGTTGTGGCATTTCAACTGGTTATGGTGCTGCTCTGAACACTGCCAAG GTGGAGCCTGGTTCTACTTGTGCCGTCTTTGGCCTAGGAGGAGTTGGATTGGCGACTATCATGGGCTGTAAGGTGGCTGGTGCATCCCGGATCATTGGTGTGGACATCAATAAAGATAAATTCTCAAGGGCCAAGGAGTTTGGAGCCTCTGAATGTATTAACCCCCAGGACTTCAGTAAACCCATCCAGGAAGTGCTCATTGAAATGACTGACGGGGGAGTGGACTATTCCTTTGAGTGTATTGGTAACGTGAAAGTCATG AGAGCTGCGCTAGAGGCCTGCCACAAAGGCTGGGGTGTCAGCGTCATAGTTGGAGTAGCTGCTTCAGGTGAAGAAATCGCCACTCGTCCATTTCAGCTGGTAACAGGGCGCGTATGGAAAGGCACTGCCTTTGGAG GATGGAAGAGTGTGGAAAGTGTCCCAAAGTTGGTGTCTGAATATATGTCCAGAAAGATAAAAGTTGATGAATTTGTGACTCACAGTCTGTCCTTTGACCAAATTAATGAAGCCTT